In one window of Aphidius gifuensis isolate YNYX2018 linkage group LG4, ASM1490517v1, whole genome shotgun sequence DNA:
- the LOC122853948 gene encoding juvenile hormone acid O-methyltransferase yields the protein MIECELYEDASDLQSRDAFEVIEEFTDELSTMHGECIDIGCGPGNVTKNIILPKLPKDALMTGADISKSMINHAKIKYQDDDRLSFLELDIETPDLPEFQIERYNNCISFYCLHWCQNMRQVAKNIYKLLKPGGKGLIIFLSYNSGFDAYKKLHQNQKYKLYMQDVNKFIPAYNSCPNPRSSMKKILEEVGFHVLHCSNREKTFIYEKPEVLKKHIVAVDPFLKRIPDDLKEDYKTDLTKAIMEKMILFENRNVTNGYSFLDRYGLMIAYFQKPIV from the exons aTGATTGAGTGTGAATTGTATGAAGATGCTAGTGATCTTCAAAGTCGAGATGCATTTGAAGTTATTGAAGAATTTACTGATGAATTATCAACAATGCATGGTGAATGTATTGACATTGGTTGTGGTCCTGGTAATgttactaaaaatattattttaccaaaGTTACCAAAGGATGCATTAATGACTG gagctgatatatcaaaatcaatgataaatcatgcaaaaattaaatatcaagatGATGACAGATTATCATTTTTAGAGCTAGATATTGAAACACCTGATCTTCCAGAATTTCAAATTGaaagatataataattgtatatcattttattgtcTACATTGGTGTCAAAATAtgag acaagttgctaaaaatatttataaattattaaaacctGGTGGTAAAggtttgataatatttttatcatataatagTGGTTTTGatgcatataaaaaacttcatcaaaatcaaaaatataaactttatatgcaagatgttaataaatttattccgGCTTATAATAGTTGTCCAAATCCAAGAtcaagtatgaaaaaaatattagaagaaGTCGGTTTTCATGTATTGCATTGTAGCAATagagaaaaaacatttatatatgaaaaaccagaagttttaaaaa aACATATTGTTGCTGTTGATCCATTTTTAAAACGAATACCAGATGATTTAAAAGAAGATTACAAAACAGACCTAACAAAAgcaataatggaaaaaatgatattgtttgaaaatagAAATGTTACAAATGGATATAGTTTCCTTGACCGATATGGTTTAATGATAGCATATTTTCAAAAACCAATtgtttag
- the LOC122855221 gene encoding cytochrome P450 4C1-like — MELITLITILLCGPVIYLLILDYYNHHNKKGCQINKIPGPKPLPILGNILSLLSQSDGYWSYSKELTMKYGSVFRFWILNEPIVYINDPDDLKVVLSSTVNIKKSQAYDLLHPWLNTGLITSTGRKWYQRRKIANTAFYYNVLQEYFHTFAVKTNNLIEILRAETESGEIIKEIQPITTSVAIEIICETAMGTLVKNNNISSNKYYDAVHDFARIYNYRVGRLWLYNDWIFSMTSKGRELSKVVKILHGFTKSIIEQRKAYHNETEGKYLSIENIQENGNTGKYKRRRLALLDCLIAASKNNQAIDDDGIQEEVDTFVFAGHDTLSSALLCAIKLLAEHKDIQAIARKEVNQVLKETDGEITMAAVQQFCYLERCIKETLRLCPSAPVIFRKITEDVQLKNYLIPAGTNLNIHIYNAHRDPNYWVNPEVFDPDRFLPENSVDRHSHAYVPFSAGPRNCIGQKFAMLELKTIIGGLLQNFYFQTAVESIDDNQLTQEIILKWSKPVHIKFIPILK, encoded by the exons ATGGAGTTGATcacattaataacaattttattatgtggtcctgtaatttatttattgattttggattattataatcatcacaataaaaaaggatgtcaaattaataaaattccaGGACCAAAGCCTTTGCCAATACTTGGTAATATTTTATCTCTTTTGTCACAATCTG atGGATACTGGTCGTACAGCAAAGAGTTGACCATGAAATATGGTTCAGTGTTCAGATTTTGGATTTTAAATGAACCTATTGTTTATATCAATGATCCTGATGATCTCAag GTAGTGTTGAGTAGTAcagtaaatatcaaaaaaagcCAGGCTTATGATTTGTTGCATCCTTGGCTCAATACTGGACTCATTACCAGCACAG gaAGAAAATGGTACCAACGTAGAAAAATTGCAAACACTGCATTTTATTACAATGTACTTCAAGAATATTTTCACACGTTTGCAGTGAAAACTAATAATCTTATTGAAATCCTTCGAGCTGAAACTGAATCAGGTGAAATCATCAAGGAGATTCAGCCCATAACAACTTCAGTGGCAATCGAAATTATATGtg AAACAGCCATGGGAACattggtaaaaaataataatatcagctcaaataaatattacgatGCAGTTCATGATTTTGCAAGAATTTACAACTACag agtaGGAAGACTATGGTTGTACAACGATTGGATTTTTTCAATGACATCTAAAGGCCGTGAGTTATCAAAAGTTGTAAAAATACTTCATGGATTTACTAAAAGTATTATAGAACAAAGAAAAGCATATCACAATGAAACTGAGGGAAAATATTTGAGTATAGAAAACATCCAAGAAAATGGAAATACTGGAAAATATAAGAGAAGAAGGCTAGCTCTTTTGGATTGTTTAATAGCAGCATCTAAAAATAATCAggcaattgatgatgatggaatACAAGAAGAAGTTGATACATTTGTATTTGCA ggTCATGATACTCTGAGCAGTGCATTGCTTTGTGCTATCAAACTACTTGCTGAGCATAAAGATATTCAGGCAATTGCTAGAAAAGAAGTCAATCAAGTCTTGAAGGAGACAGATGGGGAAATTACAATGGCTGCAGTTCagcaattttgttatttagaaAGATGTATTAAAGAGACACTGAGATTGTGTCCAAGTGCACCTGTcatatttcgaaaaataacTGAAGATGTCCAACTAA aaaattatttaataccaGCCggaacaaatttaaatattcatatttataacgCTCATCGTGATCCTAACTACTGGGTAAATCCCGAAGTATTTGATCCAGATAGATTCTTGCCGGAGAATAGTGTTGACCGACACTCTCATGCATATGTTCCATTTAGTGCAGGACCTAGAAATTGTATTG gtCAGAAATTTGCAATGTTGGAATTGAAAACAATCATCGGTGGACtactacaaaatttttatttccaaacAGCAGTTGAAAGCATTGACGATAATCAATTGACTCAAGAAATCATTTTGAAGTGGTCCAAGCCAGTTCACATCAAGTTTAtaccaattttaaaatga